In a genomic window of Pangasianodon hypophthalmus isolate fPanHyp1 chromosome 1, fPanHyp1.pri, whole genome shotgun sequence:
- the sim1a gene encoding single-minded homolog 1-A, protein MKEKSKNAARTRREKENSEFYELAKLLPLPSAITSQLDKASIIRLTTSYLKMRLVFPEGLGESWGHVSRASSLDNVGRELGSHLLQTLDGFIFVVAPDGKIMYISETASVHLGLSQVELTGNSIYEYIHPADHDEMTAVLTAHQPYHSHFVQEYEMERSFFLRMKCVLAKRNAGLTCGGYKVIHCSGYLKIRQYSLDMSLFDGCYQNVGLVAVGHSLPPSAVTEIKLHSNMFMFRASLDMKLIFLDSRVAELTGYEPQDLIEKTLYHHVHSCDTFHLRCAHHLLLVKGQVTTKYYRFLAKEGGWVWVQSYATIVHNSRSSRPHCIVSVNYVLTETEYKGLQLSLDQAASNKPSFTYSSPSNPVSDSRKASKSRVSRTKPKTRLSPYPHYPGFHTERSESDQDSSPWGGSPLTDSASPQLLEQSESMDASCVYRQFPEPRPLCYSLPLSEEHHTSSDHQGHSHSQACERGRCEAGRYFLGTPQTGREAWWGAARSLLPLPKSPAENGDGYECAMPHITSIHSLHVRGHWDEDSTVSSPDAGSASDSGDRYRIEHFRSSPQEPSKIETLIRATQQMIKEEESRLQLRKSGTELNLGPANGLAKSTSSCFSNEFAQSALQGVVCRGSAQVTSPAPSPTPLSRLSSPSSERLAKAKDFLQTELSSPQQQQQQQQQQLGLAGSCAVSPTPALYPSHPRQYLDKHTAYSLSGYTLEHLYEADSFRGYALGCASSSHYDMASHLRMQAEQTTSHKGTSVIISNGS, encoded by the exons ATGAAAGAGAAGTCGAAAAATGCGGCCCGGACTCGGCGGGAGAAGGAGAACAGTGAGTTTTATGAGCTGGCCAAGCTGCTGCCGCTGCCCTCCGCCATCACATCTCAGCTCGACAAAGCCTCCATCATCCGCCTGACCACCAGCTACCTGAAAATGAGACTGGTGTTTCCCGAAG GTTTGGGGGAATCATGGGGCCATGTGAGCAGAGCCAGCTCTCTGGACAATGTGGGCCGTGAGCTCGGATCCCATTTACTACAG ACTTTGGACGGGTTTATTTTCGTAGTCGCCCCGGATGGGAAGATCATGTACATTTCGGAGACTGCGTCAGTGCATTTAGGCCTGTCCCAG GTAGAGCTGACGGGGAACAGTATTTATGAGTACATCCACCCCGCTGATCATGATGAGATGACCGCAGTGCTCACCGCGCACCAGCCTTACCATTCCCACTTCGTGCAGG AATATGAAATGGAGCGCTCTTTCTTTTTGAGAATGAAATGCGTCCTGGCCAAAAGAAACGCAGGACTGACATGCGGCGGCTATAAG GTGATTCATTGCAGTGGCTACCTAAAAATCCGGCAGTACAGCTTAGACATGTCTCTGTTCGACGGCTGCTATCAGAACGTGGGTCTGGTGGCTGTGGGTCACTCATTGCCCCCCAGTGCGGTGACGGAGATCAAGCTCCACAGCAACATGTTCATGTTCAGAGCCAGCCTGGACATGAAGCTCATCTTCCTCGACTCCAG GGTGGCGGAGCTTACTGGCTATGAGCCACAGGATTTAATAGAGAAGACTCTTTACCATCACGTCCACAGCTGTGACACCTTTCACCTACGCTGCGCACACCACTTGT tgttgGTGAAGGGGCAGGTCACTACAAAGTACTACAGGTTTTTGGCTAAGGAAGGTGGCTGGGTGTGGGTGCAGAGCTATGCAACCATTGTGCACAACAGCAGATCCTCCAGACCTCACTGTATTGTCAGTGTGAACTATGTCCTCAC GGAAACTGAGTATAAAGGTCTACAGCTGTCCTTAGACCAAGCGGCATCCAACAAACCATCGTTCACCTACAGTAGCCCCTCCAACCCGGTCAGTGACAGCAGGAAGGCGAGTAAAAGCAGGGTGTCCCGCACTAAACCCAAAACACGACTCTCTCCTTACCCACAC taTCCAGGCTTCCACACTGAGCGCTCCGAGTCTGATCAGGACAGCAGCCCGTGGGGTGGGAGTCCTCTGACTGACTCTGCCTCCCCACAGCTATTAGAGCAAAGTGAAAGCATGGATGCATCCTGTGTGTACCGCCAGTTCCCAGAGCCCCGCCCTCTGTGCTACAGCCTGCCTCTGTCTGAGGAGCATCACACATCCAGCGATCACCAAGGTCACAGTCATTCACAGGCCTGCGAGCGTGGCCGCTGTGAGGCTGGCAGATACTTCCTGGGTACTCCACAGACCGGGCGTGAGGCGTGGTGGGGTGCCGCCCGCTCGCTCTTGCCTCTACCCAAGTCCCCAGCTGAGAATGGAGATGGGTACGAGTGTGCCATGCCCCACATCACCTCCATCCACAGCCTACATG TGAGAGGCCACTGGGATGAGGACAGCACGGTCAGCTCTCCAGATGCTGGCTCAGCCAGTGACTCAGGCGACCGATACCGAATTGAGCACTTCCGCTCCAGCCCACAGGAGCCCAGCAAGATCGAGACACTAATTCGGGCCACGCAGCAGATgataaaagaggaagagagcCGGCTGCAGCTGAGGAAGAGTGGTACCGAACTAAATCTAGGGCCCGCTAATGGTCTAGCTAAGAGCACCAGCTCCTGCTTCAGTAATGAGTTTGCCCAGTCAGCGCTGCAGGGAGTTGTGTGTCGGGGTTCAGCTCAGGTGACCAGCCCCGCCCCCAGCCCCACCCCTCTGTCTCGCCTCAGCAGCCCCAGTTCTGAGCGGTTGGCCAAAGCCAAAGACTTCCTGCAAACTGAGCTTTCATCTccgcagcagcaacagcagcaacagcagcaacaactgGGCCTTGCGGGCTCCTGCGCCGTCTCTCCCACCCCCGCACTCTACCCCTCTCATCCACGCCAGTATCTGGACAAACACACTGCCTACTCACTCAGCGGCTACACACTGGAGCACCTCTATGAGGCGGACAGCTTCAGAGGGTATGCGCTAGGCTGCGCAAGCTCCTCCCACTACGACATGGCCTCTCACCTGCGCATGCAAGCCGAGCAAACCACCAGCCATAAAGGGACCTCCGTCATCATCTCCAACGGCAGCTGA